A region of the Massilia sp. erpn genome:
AGCCTGCTAGTGGCGCGCTTTGGCGTCAACGAAGTATCGGCCAACCAGATCGCCTTGAACTTCTCCTCTCTGGTATTTATGGTGCCGGTCAGCTTCGGCATCGGCCTGATCACCCGCGTCGGCCAAGCCATGGGCGAAGGCAATCCCGAGCGCGCCCGCTTCACGGCCTGGGTCGGCGTCGCCATGTCGCTCGGCTTCGCCGTGCTGTCGGCCACCCTGATCGCCCTGTTCCGCCACGAAATCGCGCGCGCCTACACCACCGACGTCGCCGTGCAGGAACTGACCGCCCACCTGCTGCTGTTCGCCGCCATCTTCCAGCTCTCCGACGCCACCCAGGTTGCCACCTCCTGCGCCATCCGCGGCTACAAGGTCACGCGCCCGCCGATGAAGATCCAGCTGCTGGCCTTCTGGGGCTTCGCCCTGCCGCTCGGCTACCTCCTCGGCCTCGCCCCCAGCTGGTTCCCGCTCAGCCCTGCGGCGCCGATGGCCTCCGCCGGCTTCTGGATCGGCCTCGTCCTCGGCCTGACGGTCGCCGCCCTGCTGCTCAGCGGGTACCTCAACCGCCTCTCCCTCCAGCGCCTGCGCCCCACCTGACGTTTGCGCCAAATCAAACAATGTCCCACCCTGGTGTCAGGCACCGGAGTAGGACATTGTTTGCGCTGGATCAAAGAATGTCCGACCCTGGTGCCTGACACCAGGGTTGGACATTTATTGAGGCAGATCAAACGTTGGGTGGCCGTTTGGCCGAAGGAAAGTCGGTTTCGAGAGATGGATTCCGAATCGCGGCGGGTCGTCAGATATGGCTGAGTCTGGTATCGTTTTGGGCTTTTACCTTGTCCGGGATCACCATGCGTTTCTCTCTCTGTTTTCTGGCCTTGATGGCCATCGGTTCGGCGTCGGCTGAGCGTCTTACTTTGGACCGTATCCATGGTGATCCGGCGCTGGCCGGTCCCGGCATGCGCAAGATGAAGGTCTCCCCCGACGGTGCGCGCGTGACCTTCCTGCGCGGCCGTGCCGATGACCAGTTCCAGCTGGATCTGTGGGAATTCAATCTGAAGGATAAGTCGAGCCGCCTGCTGGTCGATTCGCGCGTGCTGGTGCCGCAGGAGAATCTGTCGGACGCTGAGAAGGCGCGCCGCGAACGCGAGCGCACCGCCAGCCTGAAAGGCATCATCAGCTATAGCTGGTCGCCGGACGGCAAGCAGCTGCTGGTGCCGATCGCCGGCAATCTGTACTTGGTGGAACTGGCCAAGCCGGACAGCGCGCGCCTGGTCGCCACCGGCGCCGTGCTCGATCCGCAGATTTCGCCCAAGGGGCGCTATGTCTCCTTCGTGCGCGACCAGAATCTGTTCGTGCTCGATCTGAGCACCGGCAAGGAACGCCAGCTGACCAGCGACGGCGCCGCCGCCATCCACAACGGCGAGGCCGAATTCGTGGCGCAGGAAGAGATGCACCAGGTCAGCGGCTATTACTGGGCACCCGACGATTCGGCCATCGCGTTCAAGCGCTATGACGAGTCGAAAGTGCCGGTGGCGCGCCGCTTTGAAATCTATGCCGACCGCACCGACGTGATCGAGCAGCGCTACCCGGCCGCCGGCGATCCGAACGTGGCGGTGCAGCTGTTCATCGTCTCGCCGGCATCCGGTGAGCGCCGCGAGGTGGACCTGGGCAGCGAGAAGGATATCTACCTGGTACGCGCCGACTGGAGCGCCAACAGCAAAGCCCTGCTGTTCCAGCGCCAGACGCGCGACCAGAAGAAGCTGGAACTGGTGTCGGTTGATGCCGCCACCCTGGCCCAGCGCGTACTGATCACGGAAACCAGCAAGACCTGGGTGAACGTGCTGGAGGAGCCGCGCTTCCTGTCCAAGCGCAACGCCTTCCTGTGGGTGTCGGAGCGCGACGGCCGCCGCCACCTGTATCTGCATGACCTGGACGGCAAGCTGCTGCACCCGGTCAGCAAGGGCGATTGGGGCATCGACGGCCTGCTGGCCGTGGATGAGAAAGCGGGCCGCGTCTACGTCTCCTCCAACAAGGATGCGGTGATCGACAAGCAGGTGTATGCGCTGAACCTGGACGGCAGCAATGCCGACAAGCCGAAACGCGTGACCCAGGCCGATGGCTGGCACGACGCGAGCTTCTCGCGCAATGGCGAAGTCTTCGTCGACACCTTCTCCGATCCGGCCACGCCGCCGAACGTGAGCATCCGCCGCCCGGACGGCAGCATGGTGGGCTGGCTGGAACGCAATGAGCTGAACGAATCCCACCCCTACTTCAAGTACAAGTCGGACCATCTGCCAACCGAATACGGCAGCTTGAAAGCCAAGGATGGCCAGACCCTGCACTACTCGCTGCTCAAGCCATATAAATTCGACGCGGCCAAGCGCTATCCGGTCTACCTGTCGACCTACGGCGGCCCTGGCGCCCAGCACGTGGCGCGCAAATGGGGCAATAACTTCGACCAGTACATGGCGCAGCAGGGCTTTGTCGTCTTCCGCCTGGATAACCGCGGTTCTTCGCGCCGCGAGCGCGTCTTCACCGACGCCATCTACCGCAATCTGGGCAAGGTGGAAGTGGAAGACCAGCTGACCGGCGTCGAATGGCTGAGCAAGCAAAGCTTCGTGGATGCCAAGCGCATCGGCGTATTCGGCTGGAGCTATGGCGGCTTCATGACCCTGCGCCTGCTGTCGCAAGCGTCGGACAAGATCGCCATGGGCGTGTCGGTGGCGCCGGTCACGGACTGGCAGCTGTATGACACCCACTACACCGAGCGCTTCATGGACCGTCCGCAGGATAACGCCGACGGCTACAAGCAAAGCACGGTGTTCGCCCACGCCGATGGCCTGAAATCGAATCTGCTGCTGATCCACGGCATGGCCGACGATAACGTCCTGTTCACCAACACCACCAAGATGATCGATGCGCTGGTGAACCGCAAGGTGCAGTTCGAACTGATGACCTACCCGGGCGCCAAGCATGGCATTTCCTCGCGCGCCGGCCAGCTGCATGTGTACAGCTATATCGACGCCTACTTCAAGAAGAACCTGAAGCCGGAAACGAATTGATGGTGTAAAGACCTCGTGGCGCTTCGGCGCTATTCACGCCCGCCAGCGCCAGCCGGCGGGCTTTTTTTATGCGCCAGGCTTATTGGCGGTTGCCTTTGTCGATGGCGTTATCGATCGCATCGTCCACAGCTTCGCGGGCGTCGCCCACGCCTTTCTGCAGTTTGCCTTCGATCTGGTTCTTGATACCCTTGGCCTGCTGCTTGGAGCTGCCCACCAGCTCACCGGCTTCCTGCTGGATCTTGCCGCCGATTTCCTTGGCTTTGCCTTTGATTTGGTCCTTGTTCATGATGCACTCCTTTGTAGTAAGTTGCACACAGGATTGTGTGACCGGAGTCCATCTTAAGGACGCACAACATTCCCTTCTGTTCGCTCACGAACACAAGTCAGCTCAGGCTTTGCGCCAGACGCTGGCCAGCCAGGGCTGCTGCTCGCGTGGCAAACCGGTTGGACGGTAATAGTGCTGCAGCGGCGCAAAGCCGGCCGCCAGCAGATAAGCTTCCCACCTTGCGTAATCGTAGTAGCTGCCGTAGCGCGGGCCATTCCAGCCCTCCTCGTTATGGCCGCGCGGATTGGAGCTGAACAGTACGCCGCGCGGCTTGAGCGCCGCATGCAGCTTGCTCAGCACGTCGGGCAGGGCCGCGCTGGGGACATGGAACAGGGAAGCGTTCGCATACACGCCGTCGAAATAGGCGCTGGGTAGGTCGAGCGCAACGAAATCCTGCTGCCACACGGGGCAGCCGCTCCATTCGCGCGCCATCTCCACAAAACGCGCCGAGCCGTCGATGCCGGTCGGCTCGTGGCCCAGTGCCTTGAAGGCGCACAGATCGCGCCCCGGCCCGCAGCCCAGATCGAGGATGCGGAACGGCGGCGCGCCTTCGATGGCATCGAGCAGGGCCGCGATATTCTGGCTCACATCATGGTCGCGCGTGCCTTCCAGGAACTGGCGGGCGTTGCGTTCATAGTGTTCCAGCGTGAGGCGGGTGATCTGTTCGATGCGCTTGTCCATCCGCCTACTTTACCAGACGCGCACGCGCTGCTGCGGCGCCAGGTACAGCTTCTGGCCGGGCTGCACGTCGAAAGCCGGATACCACGGGTCCAGATTGCGCACGGTGTAGGTGCGCCATTTGGCGGGGGCGTGGCCGTCGGTGGCGATCTGGTTGCGCAGGGCGGCGTCGCGTTCCTTGTCGCGCCAGCTTTGCGCATAGCCGAGGAAGAACTGGCGGTCAGCGTCCGGCGTGACCGGTTTGCCGGCCAGCGAAACGCGGTAGGCATCGTATGCGGCGGCCAAGCCAGCCAGGTCGGCCAGGTTTTCGCTCAGCGTGAGCTGGCCGTCGAGCTTGAGGTCGGGGAAGGCTTCATACGCCGAGTACTGCGCCACCAGGGCGGCGGCGGCTTGACGGAAATGCTCGCCGTCCTCCTTGGTCCACCAGTCGCGCAGACGGCCGGCGGCGTCGAACTGGGCGCCCTGGTCGTCGAAGCTGTGGCTGATCTCGTGGCCGATGATGGCGCCGATGCCGCCGTAATTCATGGCGTCGCTGGCGCTCTGGTCGAAGTATGGCGCTTGCAGGATGGCGGCCGGGAAGTTGAGCGCGTTCTGCATCGGCAGGTTGACGGCATTCACCAATTGCGGCGGCATGGTCCATTCGGTGCGGTCGATTTTCTGGCCCAGCTTGGCCAGCTGCTGCTTGTAGCGGAAGCTTTCGGCGCGCAGCGCGTTGCCGAAAGCGTCGCCGGCCTTGATCTCCAGGCCTTTATACGACTTCCACTTGTCGGGATAGCCGACGCCCACATACAGGCTGCCCAGCTTGGCCTGGGCTTCCTTCTTGGTGGCGGGCGCCATCCAGTCCAGTTTGTCGATGCGCTGGTGGAAGGCGGCCACGATGTTCTTCACCATTTCCTGCACGCGCGCCTTGGCTGCGGGCGGGAAGTCCTGGGCCACGTACAGCTTGCCGACGGCATCGTCCATGGCCATATTGGTGGCGGTCAGGGCGCGCTTCCAGCGCACCTGCTGCTGCGGGGTGCCGCTCAGGGTACGGCCGTAAAAATCGAAACGCTGGTCGCTGAAGGCCTTGGGCAGGTAGCCGCTGAAGTGGTTGACGGTGTGGAAAGCGAGGAAGTCCTTCCAGGTATCGACCGCCATGTCCTGCACCAGGGCGGCGGCGCCGGTGATGGCGCTCGGATGGTAGACGATGAATTTCTGCTGGCGCGCCAGGCCGGCGCTGCGGAAGAAGGCTTTCCAGTCCATGCCGGGCGCCTTGGCGGCGAAGTCCTTGTCGCTCCACACATTATTGGCCTTCTGGATGTCGGCCGAGTCGGTGCGGCTGGCGTGGGACTGGGCGATCTTGCGCTCCAGCTCGAACACACGGGCAGCGCGCGCTTCCGGATCGGTGAAGCCGGCCAGCTTCAGCATGGCGGCGATATGCGCCTGGTAGGCGGTGCGCAGCTTGGCCATGCGCTCATTGTCTTCCAGGTAGAAGGCGCGGTCGGGCAGGCCCAGGCCGCCTTGCAGCAGATACGGGATATTGTGTTCGGGGTCGTTCAAGCCCTGGGCGATCCACAGGCCGAACAGGTTTTCAGTGAAGAAGTTGGTGTTGTTGAGGGGATCGACGTCGGCCCGTAGGCTGGCGCCCAGCGCGCGCGCCAGGGCTGCGCGGTCCTTGATGGCGGCGATCTTTTTCAGTTCCGCGTGCAGCGGCGCGGCGCCGCGCGCCTCGATGCCGGCCTCATCCATATACGTGGCGTAGAAGTCGGCCACCTTGCGCGCCTCGGAACCGGGCGCGGCCTTGGCCGAGCCTTCGATCAGCTTGACGATGCGTTCATTGGTCTGCGTGGCCAAGGCGGCGCCCGCGCCCCAACTGCTGCGGTCGGCCGGGATTTCCGTGGCAGCCAGCCAGTCGGCATTGGCATAGCCGAAGAAATCGTCGCCCGGCAGGATGGCAGCGGCAGCGCCAGCCGGTGCGGCCACAGGCGGCGCAGCCTGGGCGGCGAAGGCTGGAACAAAGCTCAGGTTGGCGCCGCACAAGGCGACGGCCAGGGCGGTTTTCAGCGGCAACGCCCGGATAAAAGCTTGCATAAATTGGTCCCTTATTATTTGCGTGATCAAATGATTGGCACAATGCGCCAGGATCCACTGTAGGCAAGCCGGCGTTTTCCGGCGAGGGCCATGCGACAAACTGCAGCTGCGGCCGACCAAATGCAGAAATCGCGGAATGCAGTGCGGCAATGCCACGTCCCCCATAACAAAACACTTCTGCGCGTCGGAGAATCCCTATATAGTTCACTTACAGCAACGCACAAATAATCAGGAGAGACATATGAAACTTGAGGCCCTATTCCAGAACCCCACAGCGTTGCCCACGGCGCCCAAGGTGGTCGATGAGCTGATCAGCAGTTTCGACAAGGCCAGCGTCTCGACCGAAGACATCGCCAAGAAGCTGTCGGCCGACCCGGTGCTCAGCGC
Encoded here:
- a CDS encoding CsbD family protein, producing MNKDQIKGKAKEIGGKIQQEAGELVGSSKQQAKGIKNQIEGKLQKGVGDAREAVDDAIDNAIDKGNRQ
- a CDS encoding S9 family peptidase, with amino-acid sequence MRFSLCFLALMAIGSASAERLTLDRIHGDPALAGPGMRKMKVSPDGARVTFLRGRADDQFQLDLWEFNLKDKSSRLLVDSRVLVPQENLSDAEKARRERERTASLKGIISYSWSPDGKQLLVPIAGNLYLVELAKPDSARLVATGAVLDPQISPKGRYVSFVRDQNLFVLDLSTGKERQLTSDGAAAIHNGEAEFVAQEEMHQVSGYYWAPDDSAIAFKRYDESKVPVARRFEIYADRTDVIEQRYPAAGDPNVAVQLFIVSPASGERREVDLGSEKDIYLVRADWSANSKALLFQRQTRDQKKLELVSVDAATLAQRVLITETSKTWVNVLEEPRFLSKRNAFLWVSERDGRRHLYLHDLDGKLLHPVSKGDWGIDGLLAVDEKAGRVYVSSNKDAVIDKQVYALNLDGSNADKPKRVTQADGWHDASFSRNGEVFVDTFSDPATPPNVSIRRPDGSMVGWLERNELNESHPYFKYKSDHLPTEYGSLKAKDGQTLHYSLLKPYKFDAAKRYPVYLSTYGGPGAQHVARKWGNNFDQYMAQQGFVVFRLDNRGSSRRERVFTDAIYRNLGKVEVEDQLTGVEWLSKQSFVDAKRIGVFGWSYGGFMTLRLLSQASDKIAMGVSVAPVTDWQLYDTHYTERFMDRPQDNADGYKQSTVFAHADGLKSNLLLIHGMADDNVLFTNTTKMIDALVNRKVQFELMTYPGAKHGISSRAGQLHVYSYIDAYFKKNLKPETN
- a CDS encoding class I SAM-dependent methyltransferase, which gives rise to MDKRIEQITRLTLEHYERNARQFLEGTRDHDVSQNIAALLDAIEGAPPFRILDLGCGPGRDLCAFKALGHEPTGIDGSARFVEMAREWSGCPVWQQDFVALDLPSAYFDGVYANASLFHVPSAALPDVLSKLHAALKPRGVLFSSNPRGHNEEGWNGPRYGSYYDYARWEAYLLAAGFAPLQHYYRPTGLPREQQPWLASVWRKA
- a CDS encoding M13 family metallopeptidase gives rise to the protein MQAFIRALPLKTALAVALCGANLSFVPAFAAQAAPPVAAPAGAAAAILPGDDFFGYANADWLAATEIPADRSSWGAGAALATQTNERIVKLIEGSAKAAPGSEARKVADFYATYMDEAGIEARGAAPLHAELKKIAAIKDRAALARALGASLRADVDPLNNTNFFTENLFGLWIAQGLNDPEHNIPYLLQGGLGLPDRAFYLEDNERMAKLRTAYQAHIAAMLKLAGFTDPEARAARVFELERKIAQSHASRTDSADIQKANNVWSDKDFAAKAPGMDWKAFFRSAGLARQQKFIVYHPSAITGAAALVQDMAVDTWKDFLAFHTVNHFSGYLPKAFSDQRFDFYGRTLSGTPQQQVRWKRALTATNMAMDDAVGKLYVAQDFPPAAKARVQEMVKNIVAAFHQRIDKLDWMAPATKKEAQAKLGSLYVGVGYPDKWKSYKGLEIKAGDAFGNALRAESFRYKQQLAKLGQKIDRTEWTMPPQLVNAVNLPMQNALNFPAAILQAPYFDQSASDAMNYGGIGAIIGHEISHSFDDQGAQFDAAGRLRDWWTKEDGEHFRQAAAALVAQYSAYEAFPDLKLDGQLTLSENLADLAGLAAAYDAYRVSLAGKPVTPDADRQFFLGYAQSWRDKERDAALRNQIATDGHAPAKWRTYTVRNLDPWYPAFDVQPGQKLYLAPQQRVRVW